GTAACTTTTATTTACCTTTTCATAGCAAAGTTGACACATGTCAGACGCTTGTTAAACAGTAGTTGAAAGGAGAGCTGTGGATGCAggtctgatgatgatgatgataatattaATGATGCATGTTACAAACTACACTTACATAATCAAGGtaagatgtttttgtaaaaacagcgtgctgtttttgtgtttttttttttttactgttctgaTTTGTTaactgtttgttttatgtttacaGAAGAAAAAGCGTGCGCCGGAGAAAGCGACGCCACGGAAACGCAAGTTTGAACCAGAGATGGGGTCAGAAAGGAGGAACCCGTCGCGTAAGGCTCGTCCTCCTGAGAACTTTGCAGTGGAGGAAAAGAGCGAGCCACTAACCCACAGAAGCCCCAGGACTATAGACATCAGGAGACTGGTGGAGGTAGAAAAAGTACTTCATTAATATGGAAGGTTTTTTATTGAGAATTTCTTTATTATCTGTCATCTGTTCTGTAAATGCACTGTATACTGTAATAGCAAGGATGTGCTCTAATCGTACATAAATATGCTGGAAATCAGATACTTACATTTTGTGTTGATGTTATAtttctatctttttttattaaacagaCTGACACTCTTTTTAGCCAGATGTCATTCGTGTACTCAAAATACACAATTACAGTCACCAGTTAGGTATCTAGTCAACGTTAATCTCTTTctacaaattaaatgtttaaaaaaatatatagaagaGTGCAATTATTATTTGGTTGTGATTGGGCAGGTGGACGAAGAAGTcggggagaaaaagaaaaggaggaagagccACAGCTCCAGGAGGAGCCAGTATGACGTGAGGTCAGTTGACGAGATCACCAAAGAAGACCTGGACAACGTAGCGTACCGCAACAAAGACAAGATCTGGGACAAGGAGAACGTGAGTCACATCAGGCCTTTACCTATTTGGTGCTCTTTTTACTGTACTATACTGTcaggcagtgttgtagtactcgagacCGCTCTTGGTCttaagaccactttttgaaggtctcggaATCCACCACATTTGTACTCGGTCTCGGATGaagaggactcaggattttatttcaagaccacaactgcagggtcatcactaaattgcctgtgcGTCGTCTGATTCATgtgttaaagtgatggttcagagtaatttcaccctaggctgctttgcaccttgacctcgagccaaacagcCTCCCATAatcttttttcccttgttataacgttggttgAGTTAgtgttatcagctggttagcttagtgcaggcgctaatggatccacgttttgtatctcgtaaattaccccactaataatacctggaatgataccaaacttctacaatagtacaaatagtttcgttacttataaaacgaggcattagaaagtttgtaactacaccagaagtatatttaaataacacttgcctgatggaaacTCCCCTCGGCTGCTACAGCGAGATCACGCACGGAGCATAACATCTATTGCCAGAAGAGACTACTGGTAAAGAAGAATCAAGAAGCGAGTGAACAGCAGAAGCAGCTACTGCAGCATGAGGCGATAGGACAAGATGCCACACAGTTGTATATATCCCGGCTGTGGTTTAAAAGCAAtagatgttgtgctctgtgCGTGATCTCGTGCCATAGCGCTGTAGCAGCCGAGAGGAAtttccatcaggcaagtgttatttaaatatacttctggtatagttacaaactttctaatgcctcgttttataagtaaagaaactatttgtactactgtagaagtttggtatcattccgggcattattagtggggtaatttacgagatacaaacgtggatccattagcgcctgcactaagctaaccagctgataacacTAACTcaaccaacgttataacaaggggaaaaaaagcttatgggaggctgtttggctcgaggtcaaggtgcaaagcagcctagggtgaaattactctgaaccatcactttaacatcattactgtgattggatgtaaaacgtcctgcttcaaatgtaaccaataacttgactcatttctagtTTGACATGTGTTACTGTTGACCCCcgttctcccccccccccccccccttaacacacacactccaaaagTAAATGTAGGTGATAGGAGAAGAATCTCTGGCTGTCTAGGAGATGTCAGCCAAATCGTCggtaataacattttattttttacatttaatttttgaaatagtttatttgcaaaacaacatctaaaagaaaacacacagcgGGGTGTAAATTCTGCAATGTAACACTAACTGACACAGCTGGGACCacctacatttttttatctgcaCTAAGTAAGGAAGGTAGGTGTGAGTGACcctagctagctaaagttattGATCTGCCTCTATAACAAAACTCTCCAGAAATCTCTTCACCCCTCACCCAAAGGGATTCAGCAAATATTAGCTAGTtgtatatattctgtatgtttcagttgtttggtctggtcttggtcttgtctcggtcttgatactctctggtcttggtaatgactttgtctcggtttaggtggtcttgactagaACACTGCTGTCAGGTGACCTGGCTTAGTGTGGTTctttactgtgcatgtgtgtgtgtttgttattctTCCAGGGCAGCTCATGTCACCAGTGCAGACAGAAGACTCTGGACACCAAGACGGTGTGTCGCAGTGGTTTCTGTGTAGGGGCCAAAGGTCAGTTCTGTGGGCCGTGCCTAAAGAACCGCTACGGAGAGGACGTACGCGATGTGCTGCTCGACCCGGTCAGTGCTAACACATGCAAATGTTTAATTCTCCATTTCTCTCACTTTCGATTTGGTAAATGTGGGTTCGTCCGAGACTGAACTTagctgtcttttatttatttatgtatttattcattcatttgtttttggaTCTTGTcactttatattaaaaaaaacaaatcctacTGAAGGAACAATTAAAAGCAAATAATATGTAACAGGAAAagttggtaccagagcaccctaggccaaaggtcaatgatcgattttataatcgtttcatctgatctgaggccatatgttttggacactcgggtgaagagaggggcggagctgtcaaccgatcaccatctggtggtgagttgggtcagggggtgggggaagactctggacagacctggtaagcccaaacgggtagtgcgggtaaattgggaacgtctggaggaggcccctgtccgacagactttcaactcacacctccggcggagcttttcgtgcatccctgtggaggctgggggcattgaacccgagtggacaatgttcaaagtttccattgctgaagctgcggtgaggagctgtggtcttagggtcttaggtgcctcaaggggcggtaacccacgaacaccgtggtggacaccggtggtcagggaagccgtccgattgaagaaggagtctttccgggatatgttatcccagacgactccggaggcagttgcaaggtaccgaagggcccgaagggctgcagcctctgccgtgaaagaggcaaagcagcgtgtgtgggagaagttcggagaagacatggagaaggactttcggttggcaccaaggtacttctggaaaaccgttcgccacctcaggaggggggaagcggggaaccatccaagctgtgtacagtaaggatgggacgctgttgacctcaactgaggaggtaatagggcggtggaaggagcactttgaggaactcctaaatccgactaatacgccctctatggtagaggcagagctggaggatgaggggggattggcatcaatttccctggtggaggttgctgaggtagttaaacaactccacagtggcaaagccccaggaattgatgagatccgtccagaaatgcttaaagctctgggtgtggaggggttgtcttggttgacacgccttcaacattgcgtgggaagtctgggacggtgcctaaggagtggcagaccggggtggtggttccccttttaaaaaaaggggggaccagagggtgtgtgcccattacaggggtatcacacttctcagcctcccggtaaagtctactccaaggtgctggaaaggagggttcggtcgatagtcgaatctcaggttgaagaggaacaatgcggattccgtcctggtcgtggaacaacggaccagatctttactctcgcaaggatcctggagggagcctgggagtatgcccaaccagtctacatgtgttttgtggatctggagaaggcgtatgaccgggtgccccgggagatactgtgggaggtgctgcgggagtacggggtgagggggtcccttctcagggccatccaatctctgtacgaccaaagcgagagctgtgtccgggttctcggcagtaagtcggactcgctttcaggtgagagttggcctccgccagggctgcgctttgtcaccaatcctgtttgtagtatttatggacaggatatcgaggcgtagtcggggtggagaggggttgcagttcggtgggctggggatctcatcgctgcttttttgcagatgatgtggtcctgatggcatcatcggcctgtgaccttcagcactcactggatcggttcgcagccgagtgtgatgcggctgggatgaggatcagcacctctaaatcggaggccatggttctcagcaggaaaccgatggagtgccttctccaggtagggaatgagtccttaccccaagtgaaggagttcaagtaccttgggggtcttgttcgcgagtgaggggacaatggagcgggagattggtcggagaatcggcacagcaggtgcggtattacattcaatttatcgcaccgttatgacgaaaaagagagctgagccagaaggcaaagctctcaatctactggtcagtttttgttcctacctcacctatggtcatgaaggctgggtcatgaccgaaagaacaagatccagggtacaagcggccgaaaatgggtttcctcaggagggtagctggcgtctcccttagagatagggtgagaagctcagttatccgtgaggagctcggagtagagccgctgctcctttgcgtcgaaaggagccagttgaggtggttcgggcatctggtaaggatgccccttgggcgcctccctagggaggtgttccaggcacgtccagctgggaggaggcctcgggggagacccaggactaggtggagggattatatctctaacctggcctgggaacgcctcgggatcccccagtcggagctggttaatgtggcccgggaaagggaagtttggggtcccctgctggagctgctacccccgcgacccgaccccggataagcggatgaagatggatggatggaaaagtaaaagtactatcaTTCACAACTGGGGTAATGACGTGGTCAGGAACAACATTGATAAGCTTAAATAAGCTGTCATGGAATGTATACAATGATATTTTGatgttatttttctctttttacccTGCTTTGTtatgctgtcgtgttgtgtcaTTTTAATGATTTCCcctctaaaaataaatatttacctTGATTTTACATAGGAAAATAATACTCCTATGTTTGCATGTTATGCTGATTGATATCTAGTTATTGAAACGTAAAAGCTGAACTGAGTTGTCAACAGAAGAGGTGGAAACCAACATAGCGGAACAAAGCAAAGAGCACCACCCACAGAAACTTCAACTTAATTACTGGATATTCAAGAAAAATAGAAGGCATAAGGTGAATTAGTGACACTAATCTTGACACTGTTGTGATTGTATAGATCTTATGTGCTGACGGGTTGAACATGTGTGTGAAACATCCACATTTTAGAATTAGTTTCTTTTCAGCAACATCCATATTTGAAGCATTGTCTACTGTCATTGCTACAACTTTGTGTTCTATTAAAATCCGCTTTATTGGCCAAGCAACACATACATGGACTTTGACTCCGTTTTTATTGGTTTGGACCCCGTAGGACTGATATGATTCGACCCTCTTCACTTTCTCTCCCTGGATGAAAACCAGGACAGGGGGCCTCCTGTTCTTCTGGTATTCTACCACAAGCCCATTGGTTTTGCTGATAGAGCTTCAGGTGATTGTTGTTGCACCATGTGACGAAGCTCTCTATCAGTCCTCTGTACTCCTCTGTAAAAATAGTCGCTAAGGGAAGACAGCATGTTTCTCACTGTATATGATTCACTGGAATACATGTCAATATAGTGATAATTTCCATTTTGCCAAAAAATGCACTAAATCCCTTTTTTTCCCTATTTTTAAATTAGTTGTAGTTGGGGCTGCTGAAGCTAACATAATACATTACAGAACATAttagatatacagtattatggTTTCTTTTGTATGCACCTGTTTAAGTTGTGTCTTTGCAGTTGGGAGCTGCTGTCTTTGAGTCAAAGTACTAGTGTCACTTTGGGACATTTATCACAGAATGCAGTGAAAAAGCACTGACCACTTACCAACAAAGATCCTGTCTAAAGAAGAAATCTGTCAGATACAATGACGATTTGTCAGTGTATTTACTTGTTATGAATGCACGCCTTTTTGTACAACAAAATCACGAGTATATGTCGAGTACTTATTCCCAGAGGTAGCAAAGGCAGgtgatttgaaaatgtttaagaCTTGAGGTTGGAAGGAACATGAAACCTCAACATGGGTTCACTTGTGTAACAGAGTAACAACACGGTTGGTCACCCACATTAAATCTGGACCTTTTTCTTTGTAGACATGGTCGTGTCCCATCTGCAGAGACATGTGTAACTGCAGTCTGTGTCGTAAGAAGGAGGGCCGCTGTGCGACCGGCTGCCTGGTGGGATTGGCCCGGTACAATGGCCACGACAATGTCCACGAGTATCTGGAGAGGTACATCACCGCATTCTCACTGTACACTGTTACAGACCTGGATGGGATCTCCCTAAAACTGTGACATCAATGTCCCATGACGTGAACATGTCAGTGTAAAATCACTGTTGGAAAATGTCTGTGCTTCTGCAATGAGCATTGACTTAAGAGAATCTACTAGAattgatgctttttttcttttttatattattgaaaattgaatatcttttgggttttggacagcatgttggacaaaacaagccatttgAATACATGAACTTGAATTtcaatgtgtattttttattgttttctgatattttagacTGACGTGTTCATTGATTAGTTGGAAAAATTACTGACAAATCAAGAATGACAATCACCAGTTGTAGCCCAACTGAGACGGCAGATAAAGctcatgtgttgttttgtctCCATTGCAGCATTCAGAAGGATCTGCAGTAATGTCCGGAGAGGAGAACCTGCTCGTACAGCTAGTACCCGGAGCAGGCTCTTGTGTTTCACAGTACCGTAGAACTCATTTTAAtgcacatttttatgtttttaggtTAGCTTTTATCCAACTAGAGaagcaaaacatgtttttatgtcaCCTTATAAGGCACatacactgttaatgttttATATATCCTGAgggatgtttttgttgttttaaagtcTGTTCTCAGTTTTGAGTTGAATACATTCATTTGAATATTTCTACTCCTGATGTTCACTAGGGTTAACAAATGTAATGGTTATTTTCTGTGTTAAGGAAGCAAAAGGAGCCTTTTTATAAACCAACTACTTTACAGCATTGATGTCAGTTCACTGTAAATTCTAATAAAGAATGGCATTTTCTGAGTAATTTGCCACGTTTtttaatatgtatatttatacagGCTTCTATCTGTTGGATGTGCCACACACTAGACAACTGTGTCTTTTAAGGAGAAAAAGCCTAActattttaaactaaagttgtGTGTGCTGGTGTCATTTCCCCAGGTGAGTGGGGTCAGGTCCAGGTCAACTGTTTGCTCTTAAGCCAGTCAGCTGATCTCATGTAATGACCAGGCAGGTACCATTGCTGCAGGGCAGGGGTCAACCTGGGGACACTGGATCTTCATGAGGCATGCAATGTGAGTGAGAAATAGAAAGGTCTATTAGAACTCCAATAATCTCCAATGTCTTACAGCGCACACTCAAGATTAATGTGGGTGTATGTTCACACTATGGCAATACAGATCTGCAGACAGGTCCTGGAAAATGTTTCAGCCCAGAGTTTGTATTTTGGGGTTGATTTTCTTGATCAAACTCAAACCCAATGGACTAATTGGATTTACATccaaagtggtaaaaaaaaatcggTCTTTGTTCTGATATTTTGAGAGTTCCTTACATAAAACCTCCAAACCATACCCTCCAAACTGCACAAAACACCCAAGGGTGCAGAAAGAAGTTGTAGATTTAGGTGTTTTTGAAGTGCTTCAAAGGCGTGACATGTCAAAGGTATGCATAAGCTGCCTTCTACATGATTCTTTTTGAAAACTGGCAGTCAGAGTGACCTGGTGGTGAACTCTCAGAAGTCACACTTTGATCGTAGAGTTGGGGTGTTGGATAAATCATTTTTTCTGAAGTCGAAAGTTTATTGGCTCATTATCtgtccacacaaacaaaaa
Above is a window of Sander vitreus isolate 19-12246 chromosome 14, sanVit1, whole genome shotgun sequence DNA encoding:
- the cdca7b gene encoding cell division cycle-associated 7-like protein; the protein is MTLTSKAPCFKSKFITAELARLFSQSDSEEEFEGFSEEEEEEDRRSFNKRLKTKMVDSEDSDVDTGFYSDGEDAAPQKRKSLLVALRFPVKRLSTPKQKLQEKNVKKPVKETPPSQRVRGRQMMKQQQDEEEEEEEDKEEVLTQSLRKRDKNIQENKAMLAKLFANLSTIADLTPPTTPQKKKRAPEKATPRKRKFEPEMGSERRNPSRKARPPENFAVEEKSEPLTHRSPRTIDIRRLVEVDEEVGEKKKRRKSHSSRRSQYDVRSVDEITKEDLDNVAYRNKDKIWDKENGSSCHQCRQKTLDTKTVCRSGFCVGAKGQFCGPCLKNRYGEDVRDVLLDPTWSCPICRDMCNCSLCRKKEGRCATGCLVGLARYNGHDNVHEYLESIQKDLQ